A portion of the Rhodococcus pseudokoreensis genome contains these proteins:
- a CDS encoding nuclear transport factor 2 family protein encodes MPDPSDTAAVIDVVLRERAGRDTAQWDRMRSAFAPDSYVSLSWFTGTGAEFVDASKTMHDRGSRGFHMVGAPSVDIVGDRALAHEGTTVHARGILAGVELDIASHGRLYQRLIKTDGTWRITDLTMLYYKDVVSPVDPAADVTALAGVEFPVDRPYKYLAAILDAAGYTIGPDLPGPDRPALVDQYLAAHHTWLHEPQG; translated from the coding sequence GTGCCTGACCCCTCGGACACTGCCGCGGTGATCGACGTCGTCCTCCGCGAGCGAGCCGGGCGCGACACCGCGCAATGGGACCGGATGCGTTCGGCATTCGCCCCCGACTCCTACGTCAGCCTCAGCTGGTTCACCGGAACCGGCGCCGAATTCGTCGACGCCTCGAAAACCATGCACGACCGGGGCAGCCGCGGCTTCCACATGGTCGGTGCGCCCAGCGTCGACATCGTCGGCGACCGGGCACTCGCGCACGAGGGAACCACGGTGCACGCGCGCGGAATCCTCGCCGGCGTCGAGCTGGACATCGCCTCGCACGGCCGGCTCTACCAGCGGCTGATCAAGACCGACGGGACTTGGCGCATCACCGATCTCACGATGCTCTACTACAAGGACGTCGTCTCCCCGGTGGACCCGGCCGCAGACGTGACCGCGTTGGCGGGCGTCGAGTTCCCCGTCGACCGCCCGTACAAATACCTCGCCGCGATCCTCGACGCCGCCGGATACACCATCGGCCCCGATCTGCCGGGCCCGGACCGCCCCGCGCTCGTCGACCAGTACCTTGCGGCCCACCACACTTGGCTTCACGAACCCCAGGGATAG